In the genome of Phlebotomus papatasi isolate M1 chromosome 2, Ppap_2.1, whole genome shotgun sequence, one region contains:
- the LOC129800379 gene encoding probable peroxisomal acyl-coenzyme A oxidase 1: MGRKVNKDLVRERSNACFNSGEFTVWWHGGSENVAEKRRNENYYFKLPELEPKTPIHYLSHKELYEEIVRQNTLTMSQIKELRAPPGQLDHQKLILKLRASGAVGPTSPIGVHFSMFIPTIMGQGTPEQQKKWLEKSLRCEIIGTYAQTELGHGTFVRGLETTATYDENTKEFILNSPTLTALKWWPGGLGHTANHAVVIAQLIVRGQRQGVFPFIVPLRDEETHMPFPGVKIGDIGAKMGLKSTNNGFLGFTNYRIPRENMLMKNAQVLEDGTFVKAPVSVLTYGTMVFVRVMIVRDMSNRLAQAATIATRYSAVRRQSPIDPDEKEPQILDHVTQQRKVFPQIAKSLLFKLAADLLIDTYYSVTSELASGNVDRLPELHALSCALKAITSTDAVAGVETCRLACGGHGYLQCSGFPMLYGLVTAAFTYEGENTVLLLQTARYLMKAVRNPDLSPTVAYLKRYPNSKTLGRWDGSIQGMVEAFEAVAAAKIHAAASSISRRLSEGRKPGQASNESSIELVAAADAHCRAFILRAGQESMERVTGTVSPALAAVLKDLLELYAVDAAQKSLGDLLRFTTISQAEVERLQVRLEGVLSRLRPNAVALVDGFDFPDEVLRSALGAFDGNVYEHIYEDAMKSPLNQEPVNASFHKYLKPFFKGMSKL; encoded by the exons ATGGGCAGAAAAGTGAACAAGGATTTGGTCAGAGAGCGAAGCAATGCTTGCTTCAATTCTGGAGAATTCACTGTCTGGTGGCACGGTGGAAGTGAGAATGTGGCTGAAAAGCGAAGAAATG AGAACTACTACTTCAAGCTTCCAGAACTCGAGCCCAAAACTCCAATTCACTACCTTTCTCACAAGGAATTGTACGAGGAGATTGTGAGACAAAACACACTAACCATGTCTCAGATCAAGGAACTTAGAGCTCCTCCTGGACAATTGGATCATCA GAAATTGATCCTCAAACTTCGAGCTTCTGGAGCTGTTGGTCCTACTAGTCCCATTGGAGTTCACTTTTCCATGTTCATTCCCACAATTATGGGCCAGGGAACTCCAGAGCAGCAAAAGAAGTGGCTGGAGAAGTCCCTGAGGTGTGAAATTATTGGGACTTATGCTCAAACGGAATTGGGGCATGGAACCTTTGTACGAGGACTCGAAACTACGGCGACTTATGATGAAAATACCAAGGAATTTATCCTCAACAGTCCAACTCTCACGGCACTCAAGTGGTGGCCAGGAGGAT TGGGTCACACGGCGAATCATGCCGTCGTGATCGCTCAGCTGATTGTCCGTGGCCAAAGGCAAGGAGTCTTTCCCTTCATTGTCCCATTGCGCGATGAAGAGACTCATATGCCTTTTCCTGGCGTCAAAATTGGCGACATTGGAGCCAAAATGGGCCTTAAGAGCACCAATAACGGCTTCCTGGGCTTCACCAATTATCGAATCCCACGCGAGAATATGCTAATGAAAAATGCCCAAGTTCTGGAGGACGGAACCTTTGTGAAGGCGCCTGTTTCTGTCCTAACTTACGGGACAATGGTCTTTGTGCGAGTAATGATCGTCCGGGATATGAGCAATCGCTTGGCTCAAGCAGCCACAATTGCTACCAGATATTCAGCTGTCCGGAGGCAAAGTCCTATTGACCCAGA tgAGAAGGAGCCCCAGATCCTGGATCATGTAACACAGCAACGGAAAGTGTTCCCTCAAATTGCCAAGAGTTTGCTATTCAAACTAGCAGCTGATCTTCTGATTGATACCTACTATTCCGTAACTAGTGAACTGGCAAGTGGGAATGTCGACCGTCTTCCTGAACTCCATGCCTTATCCTGTGCCCTTAAAGCCATCACAAGTACAGATGCAGTGGCTGGAGTGGAGACTTGTCGTCTGGCTTGTGGAGGACATGGATACCTTCAATGTTCAGGCTTCCCCATGCTGTACGGCCTCGTGACAGCAGCTTTCACATATGAAGGCGAGAATACGGTTTTGCTCCTCCAGACGGCTCGATACCTCATGAAAGCCGTCCGGAACCCTGATCTATCACCGACTGTTGCCTACCTCAAACGCTATCCGAATTCCAAGACACTTGGTCGATGGGATGGTAGTATCCAGGGAATGGTAGAGGCGTTTGAGGCTGTTGCTGCTGCTAAGATTCACGCAGCTGCTAGTAGCATCTCCAGAAGGCTAAGCGAAGGTCGAAAACCTGGCCAGGCATCCAATGAATCCTCCATCGAACTCGTTGCAGCTGCCGATGCCCATTGCCGCGCCTTCATCCTCCGAGCTGGCCAGGAATCCATGGAACGTGTAACTGGAACTGTTTCTCCAGCCCTGGCAGCTGTCCTAAAGGATCTGCTGGAGCTGTATGCAGTGGATGCTGCCCAGAAGTCTCTCGGTGACCTCCTGCGCTTCACAACCATCTCGCAGGCAGAAGTGGAGAGGCTCCAGGTGCGCTTGGAAGGTGTCTTGAGTCGCCTCAGGCCCAATGCTGTAGCCCTTGTGGACGGATTTGATTTCCCGGATGAGGTGCTTCGCTCAGCTCTTGGCGCCTTCGATGGCAATGTCTATGAACACATTTACGAGGATGCCATGAAGAGTCCTCTGAACCAGGAACCAGTCAATGCATCATTCCACAAGTACCTCAAGCCTTTCTTCAAGGGAATGTCAAAGTTGTAA